A window of Novosphingobium terrae contains these coding sequences:
- a CDS encoding gamma-glutamyltransferase family protein — protein sequence MLSSRTTQGMVVAPHFAAAEAGRAVLAEGGNAVEAAIAVAATIAVVYPHMNSIGGDGFWLIHRPGQPVVAIDACGRAAAKADLALYAGLQSVPWRGPLAANTVAGAISGWAKAREIAPGTLPLSRLLADAIAYAHDGVSVTAGGAALAAAKSAELRDLPGAYAQIFEPEGKPLAEGDRLRQPALARTLERLAQEGLDSFYRGELALDLASDLAALGSPVSAHDLAAHRAEQTEPLSVPVKGATLFNHQPPTQGIASLLILALADRLDLEADSSFAHLHGLVEATKQAFLWRDQHCGDPKFMEADPRVLLADGAALDAMAGRIDPAHALPWPQPSQQGDTVWFGAADKDGMVVSLIQSTYFEFGSGLVLPKTGITWQNRGASFRLAESGWNALKPGRKPFHTLNPALAHFADGRVMAYGTMGGEGQPQTQAAVFSRYGWQRTDLAQAIAKPRWLLGRTWGEESTTLKIEEGFDEALYESLSTAGHAVERVNANNAMMGHAGAIVIGDGWFEGASDPRCDGRAAGL from the coding sequence ATGCTGTCATCGCGCACCACCCAGGGCATGGTCGTCGCCCCCCATTTCGCCGCTGCCGAAGCCGGCCGCGCCGTGCTGGCCGAGGGCGGCAATGCGGTGGAGGCGGCCATCGCCGTCGCTGCGACCATCGCGGTGGTCTATCCGCATATGAACTCGATCGGCGGGGATGGCTTCTGGCTGATCCACCGGCCGGGGCAGCCGGTGGTGGCGATCGATGCCTGCGGGAGGGCCGCGGCGAAGGCCGATCTTGCGCTGTATGCGGGCTTGCAGAGTGTGCCATGGCGTGGGCCTCTGGCGGCCAACACTGTCGCGGGGGCGATCAGCGGCTGGGCCAAGGCGCGGGAGATCGCGCCGGGCACCTTGCCGCTCTCGCGCCTGCTGGCCGATGCCATCGCCTATGCGCATGACGGGGTGAGCGTTACCGCCGGGGGCGCTGCATTGGCCGCCGCCAAGAGCGCGGAACTGCGCGACCTGCCCGGCGCCTATGCGCAGATTTTCGAGCCCGAGGGCAAGCCTCTGGCCGAAGGAGACCGGTTGCGCCAACCCGCACTGGCCCGCACGCTGGAACGACTGGCGCAGGAAGGCCTGGACAGCTTCTATCGCGGCGAACTGGCGCTGGATCTTGCCAGCGATCTGGCCGCTCTGGGCAGCCCAGTCTCCGCGCATGATCTGGCCGCGCATCGCGCCGAGCAGACCGAGCCTTTGAGCGTCCCGGTCAAGGGCGCGACGCTGTTCAACCATCAGCCCCCCACGCAGGGTATCGCCAGCCTGCTGATCCTCGCTCTGGCCGACCGGCTGGATCTGGAGGCGGACAGCAGCTTTGCCCATCTCCACGGACTGGTCGAGGCCACCAAGCAAGCCTTCCTGTGGCGCGATCAGCATTGCGGCGATCCGAAGTTTATGGAGGCCGATCCGCGCGTCCTGCTCGCCGATGGTGCCGCTCTGGATGCCATGGCGGGCAGGATCGATCCCGCCCACGCCCTGCCATGGCCCCAGCCCTCGCAACAGGGGGATACGGTGTGGTTCGGCGCGGCGGATAAGGACGGTATGGTCGTCTCGCTGATCCAGTCGACCTATTTCGAGTTTGGTTCGGGGCTGGTGCTGCCCAAAACCGGCATCACATGGCAGAACCGGGGCGCTTCATTCCGCTTGGCAGAAAGCGGCTGGAATGCGCTGAAACCGGGGCGAAAACCCTTCCATACACTCAATCCCGCGCTGGCTCATTTCGCGGATGGCCGGGTGATGGCCTATGGTACGATGGGCGGCGAAGGTCAGCCGCAGACACAGGCCGCCGTGTTCAGCCGCTATGGCTGGCAGCGCACCGATCTGGCTCAAGCCATCGCCAAACCCCGCTGGCTGCTGGGACGCACATGGGGTGAGGAAAGCACCACACTCAAGATCGAGGAAGGCTTTGATGAAGCGCTCTATGAGAGCCTCAGCACAGCAGGTCATGCCGTGGAAAGGGTCAACGCCAACAATGCGATGATGGGCCACGCCGGGGCCATCGTGATAGGCGACGGCTGGTTTGAAGGCGCCAGCGATCCGCGCTGCGACGGGAGAGCGGCTGGTCTATGA
- a CDS encoding LysR family transcriptional regulator, translating into MFSRFAVYFDEVVRSGSIRKASERLHISPSAIDRHMLLMEEKLGVRLFERMPQGLRLTAAGEVLITYVRRWRRELGHAMAQIDDLTGLRRGEVTMAIAEGAIDFVATALTRFREDYPGIDLNVVVAGAQAVGDSVTEGQVELALTFNPPEGHGFRVERTMVYQLGAVVAQGHPLAQRSEVGFAECAEHGLVLPDESLSYRGVIDNLWSRTVGGRTRAAINANSIGLLKALVQGGRGVGLLTKLDVTAELAEGKLIFVPLAESNIPLSVLSLISASGRTLSVPASLLLNHLAQVMRESGVGGVG; encoded by the coding sequence ATGTTTTCGCGTTTTGCCGTCTATTTCGATGAGGTCGTGCGCTCCGGCTCGATCCGCAAGGCGTCGGAGCGCCTGCATATCTCGCCCTCGGCCATCGACCGCCATATGCTGCTGATGGAGGAAAAGCTGGGCGTGCGCCTGTTCGAGCGTATGCCTCAGGGCCTGCGCCTGACGGCGGCGGGCGAGGTGCTGATCACCTATGTGCGCCGCTGGCGCCGCGAGCTGGGCCATGCCATGGCGCAGATCGACGACCTCACCGGCCTGCGCCGGGGCGAGGTGACCATGGCCATTGCCGAAGGCGCGATCGATTTCGTCGCGACGGCGCTGACCCGCTTCCGCGAGGATTATCCGGGCATCGACCTCAATGTGGTGGTGGCGGGCGCTCAGGCTGTGGGCGACAGCGTGACCGAGGGGCAGGTGGAGCTGGCGCTCACCTTCAACCCGCCCGAGGGCCACGGTTTCCGCGTCGAGCGCACCATGGTCTATCAGCTTGGCGCGGTGGTGGCGCAGGGCCATCCGCTGGCACAGCGCAGCGAGGTGGGCTTTGCCGAATGCGCCGAACACGGGCTGGTGTTGCCCGATGAGTCGCTCTCCTACCGGGGGGTGATCGACAATCTGTGGTCGCGCACGGTAGGCGGGCGCACCCGCGCGGCGATCAATGCCAATTCGATCGGGCTCTTGAAGGCTCTGGTGCAGGGCGGGCGCGGGGTGGGGCTGCTCACCAAGCTGGATGTCACCGCCGAACTGGCCGAGGGCAAGCTGATCTTCGTGCCGCTGGCCGAAAGCAACATTCCGCTTTCGGTGCTCTCGCTGATCAGCGCTTCGGGGCGGACGCTTTCGGTGCCGGCGTCGCTGCTGCTCAACCATCTGGCGCAGGTGATGCGTGAGAGCGGTGTGGGCGGGGTGGGTTGA
- a CDS encoding allantoate amidohydrolase: protein MNSLPTALPSTLSHGARAVERCDLLGRAPYSDMENALYRAWLTPAHKAALGTLEGWMTEAGMAVRMDAMGNLIGRYEGTRPDLAPLMIASHIDSVRDAGFYDGPLGVMLGVECVAALHEAGRRLPFAIEVVAFGDEEGSRFPAAMLTSRAMAGTLDEAALDMADARGVTLAEAMADFGLDIARWREAKLARAPLAYLEAHIEQGPVLEAQGLALGTVTGIAAQLRYQITVLGKAGHAGTCAMGLRQDALTAASEMVLAVEEIARADASDLVATVGRMAVLPGAANVIPGEAVFTLDVRSGDEARRDRAADTILARIRELAKARGLGVGIEKIHNLPASPCAPDLMDLMDGGIAATGQQPFRLVSGAGHDAMVMEAICPTAMLFIRCRGGVSHNPAEHVEVADVEAAFTAMMRFIEDLGARYV, encoded by the coding sequence ATGAACAGTTTACCCACAGCCTTGCCCTCAACCTTGTCCCATGGCGCCCGCGCCGTCGAGCGTTGTGATCTGCTCGGCCGCGCGCCCTATTCGGATATGGAGAATGCCCTCTATCGCGCATGGCTGACCCCGGCGCACAAGGCGGCACTCGGCACGCTGGAAGGCTGGATGACGGAAGCGGGCATGGCCGTCCGCATGGACGCCATGGGCAATCTGATCGGGCGCTACGAGGGCACCCGGCCCGACCTCGCGCCCCTGATGATCGCCAGCCATATCGACAGCGTGCGCGACGCCGGTTTCTATGACGGTCCGCTCGGCGTGATGCTGGGGGTGGAGTGCGTCGCCGCGCTGCATGAGGCCGGGCGCCGCCTGCCCTTCGCTATCGAGGTCGTGGCTTTCGGCGATGAGGAAGGCAGCCGCTTCCCCGCCGCCATGCTGACCAGCCGCGCCATGGCGGGCACGCTGGATGAAGCCGCGCTGGATATGGCCGATGCGCGCGGCGTGACTTTGGCCGAGGCCATGGCCGATTTCGGGCTGGATATCGCGCGCTGGCGTGAGGCCAAGCTGGCCCGCGCACCGCTTGCCTATTTGGAAGCCCATATCGAGCAAGGCCCCGTGCTTGAGGCGCAAGGGCTGGCGTTAGGCACCGTCACCGGCATTGCCGCGCAATTGCGCTATCAGATCACCGTGCTGGGCAAGGCGGGCCATGCAGGCACCTGCGCCATGGGGCTGCGTCAGGATGCGCTGACCGCCGCCTCCGAAATGGTGCTGGCCGTGGAGGAAATTGCCCGCGCCGATGCCAGCGATCTTGTCGCCACCGTGGGCCGTATGGCGGTGCTGCCAGGTGCCGCCAATGTGATCCCCGGCGAAGCGGTCTTCACGCTGGATGTGCGTTCGGGCGATGAGGCCCGTCGCGACCGCGCGGCGGACACCATCCTCGCCCGTATCCGCGAACTGGCCAAGGCGCGCGGACTGGGCGTCGGGATCGAGAAAATCCACAATCTGCCCGCCAGCCCCTGCGCGCCCGATCTGATGGATCTGATGGATGGCGGGATCGCCGCCACCGGGCAGCAGCCGTTCCGCCTTGTGTCCGGCGCGGGGCATGATGCGATGGTGATGGAGGCGATCTGCCCCACCGCCATGCTGTTTATCCGCTGCCGCGGCGGGGTCAGCCATAATCCTGCCGAGCATGTCGAGGTGGCGGATGTGGAAGCGGCCTTCACCGCCATGATGCGCTTTATTGAAGATTTGGGAGCCAGGTATGTCTGA
- a CDS encoding DUF1552 domain-containing protein — MIIRRQPLARRTVLRGIGTAMALPFMEAMAPSAKAADAAARPRRLSVFYTPNGMMMDQFRPGPGATTLEPLNAFKDRMTVITGLGHPQAAAMGDLNAGHGRSCPAFLTGTHVRQTEGTDIRCAVSVDQVYARHLGDATQLSSLETGIDQPSLLGSCDIGYSCAYTNGISWMSPTVPLPVAANPRDVFERLFGDGDALDAQSRMAQMRRQTSILDFVREDAQRLTGELGMEDRRKLDEYLTATRDIEKRIQRAASTPLTTMGPDAGSMQRPAGIPDSFDAHVKLMVDLQVLAFQADITRVATFMIGREISNRTYPEIGVPDSHHMLSHHGHMEEKKVKLAQINRHHMTYYAYLLQRMSETKDGDASLLDRSFVLRGSAFGDPNEHDHMDLPVIVAGGLLKHQAHVNVAKGTRMSDLLLTALNAMGVPDTRFGDSTGPLKEVALA, encoded by the coding sequence ATGATCATTCGCCGCCAGCCCCTCGCCCGCCGCACCGTGCTGCGCGGGATCGGCACCGCCATGGCCCTGCCCTTTATGGAGGCCATGGCCCCCAGCGCCAAAGCTGCCGACGCCGCCGCGCGCCCGCGCCGCCTCTCGGTGTTCTACACGCCCAATGGCATGATGATGGATCAGTTCAGGCCCGGTCCCGGCGCCACCACGCTTGAACCCCTGAACGCCTTCAAGGACCGGATGACCGTCATCACCGGCCTTGGCCACCCGCAGGCCGCTGCGATGGGGGATCTCAATGCCGGGCATGGCCGCTCCTGCCCCGCCTTCCTCACCGGCACGCATGTCCGCCAGACCGAGGGCACCGATATCCGCTGCGCCGTCTCGGTCGATCAGGTCTATGCGCGGCATCTGGGCGACGCGACGCAGCTTTCCAGCCTGGAAACCGGCATCGACCAGCCTAGCCTGCTGGGCAGCTGCGATATCGGCTACTCCTGCGCCTACACCAACGGCATCTCATGGATGAGCCCCACCGTGCCACTGCCGGTCGCCGCCAATCCGCGCGATGTGTTCGAGCGGCTGTTCGGCGATGGCGATGCTCTGGACGCGCAGAGCCGCATGGCCCAGATGCGCCGCCAGACCTCGATCCTCGATTTCGTGCGCGAGGACGCCCAGCGCCTGACCGGAGAGCTGGGCATGGAAGACCGCCGCAAGCTGGACGAATATCTCACCGCCACGCGCGACATTGAAAAGCGCATCCAGCGCGCCGCCTCCACGCCCCTGACCACTATGGGGCCCGATGCCGGATCGATGCAACGCCCCGCCGGCATCCCCGACAGTTTCGATGCCCATGTGAAGCTGATGGTGGACCTTCAGGTGTTGGCTTTTCAGGCCGATATCACCCGCGTCGCCACCTTCATGATCGGGCGGGAAATCTCCAACCGCACCTATCCCGAGATCGGCGTGCCAGACAGCCACCATATGCTCAGCCACCACGGCCATATGGAGGAAAAGAAGGTCAAGCTGGCGCAGATCAACCGCCACCATATGACCTATTACGCCTATCTGCTGCAGCGCATGAGCGAGACGAAAGATGGCGATGCCAGCCTGCTGGATCGATCCTTTGTGCTGCGCGGCTCGGCCTTCGGCGACCCCAATGAGCATGATCATATGGATCTGCCGGTGATTGTCGCGGGCGGGTTGCTGAAGCATCAGGCCCATGTGAACGTGGCCAAGGGCACGAGGATGTCCGACCTGCTGCTCACCGCGCTGAACGCCATGGGCGTGCCCGATACGCGGTTTGGTGACAGCACCGGGCCACTAAAGGAGGTCGCCCTTGCGTAA
- a CDS encoding MFS transporter, translated as MTSPSIASPWPRIITLWLLGVLAAAQFAKMSVIAPLMQEQGHLTLSQLGWLISLLEVGGGLFGFVAGLALARSGVRRFLLAGLAILAATSLMETLTTDITLLFAARAVEGLGYLLVVIAAPTAISAIAHDDTRPRALALWSTFVPVGIALGAAVTGAVLPSFGVRGIMGLWTVLIVLGGLGIARMPIGAAPRHRLKLPKVSAWCSTFGFGLYTVFISALTMLLPSFLIERSGASLSTAALIAALASLASLPGAGAAIWSMREGVMPARRSAILAVVALLATVPLILALYHGAGMALALRGALAVVAVMVSGLVPPVMFARLPQQAGAASPDDPRIATANGLVTQFGAGGALVGPPLGGWIVARWGWEAVGIGASGTLLAMLAMILLAESLAGRREKAGSVALR; from the coding sequence ATGACTTCTCCCTCCATCGCCTCCCCTTGGCCCCGTATCATCACACTCTGGCTGCTTGGCGTGCTGGCGGCGGCGCAATTTGCGAAAATGTCCGTGATCGCCCCGCTGATGCAGGAGCAGGGGCATCTAACCCTGTCGCAACTGGGTTGGTTGATCTCGCTGCTGGAGGTGGGCGGCGGTTTGTTCGGCTTTGTCGCCGGGCTGGCTCTGGCGCGCAGCGGGGTGAGGCGCTTTCTGCTGGCGGGGTTGGCCATTCTGGCCGCCACCAGCCTGATGGAAACGCTGACGACGGACATCACGCTGCTCTTCGCCGCCCGCGCGGTGGAAGGACTGGGCTATCTGCTGGTGGTGATCGCCGCGCCCACCGCGATTTCGGCCATTGCTCATGACGATACCCGCCCGCGCGCTCTGGCTCTGTGGAGCACCTTCGTGCCCGTTGGCATCGCCTTGGGCGCAGCGGTGACGGGCGCGGTGCTGCCATCTTTCGGCGTGCGCGGAATTATGGGCTTGTGGACCGTGCTGATCGTGCTGGGCGGTTTGGGTATTGCCCGCATGCCCATCGGTGCGGCACCGCGTCATCGCCTCAAGCTGCCCAAGGTCTCGGCATGGTGTTCGACCTTTGGCTTCGGGCTCTACACGGTCTTTATCAGCGCTTTGACCATGCTGCTGCCCAGCTTTCTGATCGAACGCAGCGGGGCAAGCCTGTCAACCGCGGCCCTGATCGCTGCGCTGGCTTCGCTGGCTTCCCTGCCCGGAGCGGGCGCCGCCATCTGGTCCATGCGCGAGGGCGTGATGCCCGCGCGGCGCAGCGCGATCCTTGCCGTGGTCGCCCTGCTGGCGACGGTGCCGCTGATCCTCGCGCTCTATCATGGTGCGGGTATGGCGCTGGCCCTGCGCGGCGCTCTGGCGGTGGTGGCGGTGATGGTCAGCGGGCTGGTGCCGCCGGTGATGTTCGCGCGCCTGCCTCAGCAGGCCGGAGCGGCCTCGCCGGACGATCCGAGGATCGCCACAGCCAATGGTCTGGTCACGCAATTCGGCGCCGGAGGCGCGCTGGTCGGGCCGCCGCTGGGCGGCTGGATCGTGGCGCGCTGGGGCTGGGAGGCTGTCGGCATCGGGGCGAGCGGCACGTTGCTGGCCATGCTCGCCATGATCCTGCTGGCGGAAAGCCTTGCGGGGCGGCGGGAAAAGGCTGGATCGGTGGCGCTCCGCTGA
- a CDS encoding ankyrin repeat domain-containing protein, which produces MRKPIMAVLLLGLATPALAAHAPKADPARNEPLGEADIALSRAIEIGDDDAARAALAAHAAPNRRLAFGATPLMQAVDRQDAPLVGLLLAAGADANLADEEGLSALTLACQLGSEAVLDRLLSAPHIDLRTALPDGASALHICARYAPAPVVARLLAAKLPVDTPDSRGETPLMWAAASGKTESMALLLKAGAKINAATQAGFTPLFFAIKSGVPEASAALLAAGADADHRGPKNTSALQLALYQQNWAAAAQLAQRLPDHSPLLAEKDDQGLPPLNAAAIGGDLALVRLLLAKGAQVNGLSGPSSITWVTEANFGVAPPAVPPTPPLLLAAQHGHAEVMKVLIDHGADPTFTATNGNNIVISAAQGGHADALALAIAVGPDVNLADARGTTALHVLAGSGYSPELAPMLAMLRAHGARADLADKKGHTPAMVADGTLKEVKAAFNAAFPPSPAKPT; this is translated from the coding sequence TTGCGTAAGCCCATCATGGCCGTGCTGTTGCTGGGGCTGGCTACGCCAGCCTTGGCGGCGCATGCCCCAAAGGCCGACCCGGCGCGCAATGAGCCTTTGGGCGAGGCCGATATCGCCCTGTCCCGCGCCATCGAGATCGGTGACGATGACGCCGCCCGCGCCGCTCTGGCTGCCCATGCCGCGCCCAATCGGCGGCTGGCCTTTGGCGCTACGCCGCTGATGCAAGCGGTGGACCGGCAGGATGCTCCGCTGGTCGGCCTGCTGTTGGCGGCGGGGGCCGATGCCAATCTGGCGGATGAGGAAGGTCTCTCTGCACTGACGCTGGCCTGCCAGTTGGGCAGTGAAGCGGTGCTGGATCGCCTGCTTTCCGCGCCGCATATCGATCTGCGCACCGCCCTGCCCGATGGGGCGAGCGCTCTGCATATCTGCGCGCGTTATGCTCCCGCGCCGGTGGTGGCGCGCTTGCTGGCAGCGAAACTGCCCGTGGATACACCCGACAGCCGGGGCGAGACGCCGCTGATGTGGGCCGCTGCCTCGGGCAAGACCGAAAGCATGGCGCTGCTGCTGAAGGCGGGCGCGAAGATCAATGCCGCCACGCAAGCCGGTTTCACCCCGCTGTTCTTCGCCATCAAGAGCGGCGTGCCCGAAGCCAGCGCCGCCCTGCTGGCAGCAGGTGCCGATGCGGACCATCGCGGGCCGAAAAACACCAGCGCCCTGCAACTGGCACTCTATCAACAGAACTGGGCCGCCGCCGCGCAACTGGCGCAGCGCCTGCCCGATCACAGCCCGCTGCTGGCCGAGAAGGACGATCAGGGACTGCCGCCTCTAAACGCTGCAGCCATCGGCGGCGATCTGGCGCTGGTCAGGCTGCTGCTGGCCAAGGGCGCGCAGGTAAACGGACTCTCCGGCCCCTCCAGCATCACCTGGGTGACCGAGGCCAATTTCGGTGTGGCGCCGCCCGCCGTGCCGCCCACGCCGCCGCTGCTGCTGGCCGCCCAACATGGCCATGCCGAGGTCATGAAGGTGCTCATCGACCATGGCGCCGATCCGACATTTACCGCGACCAATGGCAATAACATCGTGATCTCGGCTGCTCAGGGTGGGCATGCCGATGCGCTGGCTCTGGCCATTGCCGTGGGCCCCGATGTCAATCTGGCTGACGCCCGGGGCACCACCGCCCTGCATGTGCTGGCGGGCAGCGGTTACAGTCCGGAGCTTGCTCCCATGTTGGCCATGCTGCGCGCCCATGGCGCCCGCGCCGATCTGGCTGACAAGAAAGGACACACACCTGCCATGGTCGCCGATGGCACGCTCAAGGAGGTGAAGGCCGCCTTCAACGCCGCTTTCCCGCCCTCCCCCGCCAAGCCCACATAG
- a CDS encoding NCS2 family permease: protein MTQAAQAPALSPLAALAQRHFALAQRGSSVRTEVVAGLTSFFTMAYIIVVNPGILGLAGMPVAAVAAATCLSAALACMLMGVLANAPLGLAPGMGLNAYFSFTVVQAMHVPWQVALGCVFISGVAFLLLTAAGIRQMIVAAIPPHLLAAVAGGIGLFIAFIGLKNADLVVASPATVVALGDLHKGGPLLALIGLAIMAGLSIFGVRAAILIGIVATTLIGWATHLVPFAPAKVDTAGIGQTIMALDLNGALHLGGKAYGLGLLEVVFVFLFVDLFDNIGTLCAVTKRAGLIEPDGSIRDLNKMLYADAIATMAGSMIGTSTVTSYVESTSGVEAGGRTGLTAIVCGLMFLIALPFAPYAAAVPLAATAPALVLVGALMMAPLQEVSWERAEQAVPAFLTLVMIPLTFSIANGLAFGITAHAAIKIMKREVTKGDWLLLVLAVLFILRFAYIAAA, encoded by the coding sequence ATGACGCAAGCCGCCCAAGCCCCTGCCCTTTCGCCCCTGGCGGCGCTGGCCCAGCGCCATTTCGCTTTGGCCCAGCGCGGATCGAGCGTGCGCACGGAAGTCGTGGCGGGGCTCACCAGCTTTTTCACCATGGCCTATATCATCGTGGTCAACCCCGGCATTCTGGGGTTGGCGGGCATGCCGGTGGCGGCGGTGGCGGCGGCAACCTGCCTCTCCGCAGCCCTCGCCTGCATGCTGATGGGCGTGCTGGCCAATGCGCCGCTGGGGTTGGCGCCGGGCATGGGGCTCAACGCCTATTTCAGCTTTACCGTGGTGCAGGCGATGCATGTGCCATGGCAGGTGGCGCTGGGCTGCGTGTTTATCTCGGGCGTGGCCTTTCTGCTGCTGACGGCGGCGGGCATTCGCCAGATGATCGTGGCGGCCATTCCGCCGCATCTGCTGGCGGCGGTGGCGGGCGGCATTGGCCTGTTTATCGCCTTTATCGGGTTGAAAAACGCTGATCTGGTGGTCGCCAGCCCCGCCACGGTGGTGGCGCTGGGCGATCTGCACAAGGGCGGGCCGCTGCTGGCGCTGATCGGTCTGGCGATCATGGCCGGGCTTTCCATCTTCGGCGTGCGCGCCGCGATCCTGATCGGCATCGTGGCCACCACGCTGATCGGCTGGGCCACGCATCTGGTGCCCTTTGCCCCGGCCAAGGTGGATACGGCGGGCATTGGCCAGACGATCATGGCGCTGGACCTTAATGGCGCGCTGCATCTGGGCGGCAAGGCTTACGGGCTGGGCCTGCTGGAGGTGGTCTTTGTCTTCCTCTTCGTCGATCTGTTCGACAACATCGGCACGCTCTGCGCCGTCACCAAGCGCGCGGGCCTGATCGAGCCCGACGGTTCGATCCGCGATCTCAACAAGATGCTCTATGCCGATGCCATCGCCACCATGGCGGGATCGATGATCGGCACCTCCACCGTGACCTCCTATGTGGAGAGCACCAGCGGCGTGGAAGCGGGCGGGCGCACTGGCCTCACCGCTATTGTCTGCGGGCTGATGTTCCTGATCGCGCTGCCTTTCGCCCCCTATGCCGCCGCCGTACCGCTGGCTGCCACCGCGCCCGCACTGGTGCTGGTGGGTGCACTGATGATGGCGCCGCTTCAAGAAGTGAGTTGGGAGCGTGCCGAACAGGCCGTCCCCGCCTTCCTGACTTTGGTGATGATCCCGCTGACCTTTTCCATCGCCAATGGCCTCGCCTTCGGCATCACCGCCCATGCTGCGATCAAGATCATGAAGCGCGAAGTCACCAAGGGCGACTGGCTGCTGCTGGTGCTGGCCGTGCTCTTCATCCTGCGCTTTGCCTATATCGCCGCTGCCTGA
- a CDS encoding nucleoside hydrolase, which produces MTMFSNLARGMIAALALAFASAADLAQAADAHPERRKVIIDQDAFEGPGLQPILMLLQDPTVEVLGITTVSGDGWQPEETAATLRMLELVGRKDVPVVAGATFPLVNSQARNKAREAQYGKLPYKGAWMESWPSYNTIARRQPHEAHIVPPLPEGMPTTKPYPGSAAEFLLAQSRKYPGQITIIAMGPLTNLALAQRLDDGFAGRIKELVTEGGKLENGAMAAGPKDEFAMQLDYAPRMSFNHFWDPEASHIVFTSPWPRISLVTDDASADIIGTQALIDKVTAGSTPVARYMKQTAQANYPLWDETQAAAWLKPGIARRKGRLAMDVDLMPGANYGALLTWPAGQGPGLGERDVDVIYAVDKAGVEGLFVDLLSKP; this is translated from the coding sequence ATGACGATGTTTTCCAATCTTGCGCGCGGCATGATCGCCGCGCTGGCTCTGGCCTTCGCGAGTGCCGCCGATCTGGCTCAGGCCGCCGATGCCCATCCTGAACGCCGTAAGGTCATTATCGATCAGGACGCTTTCGAAGGCCCCGGCCTGCAACCGATCCTGATGCTGCTGCAAGACCCGACGGTCGAGGTGCTGGGCATCACCACCGTCAGCGGCGATGGCTGGCAGCCAGAGGAAACCGCCGCCACGCTGCGCATGCTGGAACTGGTCGGCCGCAAGGACGTGCCGGTGGTGGCCGGCGCCACCTTCCCGCTGGTCAACAGTCAGGCGCGCAACAAGGCGCGCGAGGCGCAATATGGCAAGCTGCCCTACAAGGGCGCGTGGATGGAAAGCTGGCCCAGCTACAACACCATCGCCCGCCGTCAGCCGCATGAGGCCCATATTGTGCCGCCCCTGCCCGAGGGCATGCCGACCACCAAACCCTACCCCGGCAGCGCGGCGGAGTTCCTGCTGGCCCAGTCGCGCAAATATCCCGGGCAGATCACCATCATCGCCATGGGCCCGCTGACCAATCTGGCGCTGGCGCAACGTCTGGACGATGGTTTCGCCGGGCGCATCAAGGAACTGGTCACCGAAGGCGGCAAGCTGGAAAACGGCGCCATGGCGGCAGGCCCCAAGGATGAGTTCGCCATGCAGCTGGACTATGCCCCGCGCATGTCTTTCAACCATTTCTGGGACCCGGAGGCCTCGCATATCGTCTTCACCAGCCCCTGGCCCAGGATCTCTCTGGTGACCGACGATGCCAGCGCCGACATCATCGGCACACAGGCGCTGATCGACAAGGTGACAGCAGGCTCAACCCCGGTGGCGCGCTATATGAAGCAGACCGCTCAGGCAAACTATCCGCTGTGGGATGAGACGCAGGCCGCCGCGTGGCTCAAACCGGGGATCGCGCGGCGCAAGGGCAGGCTGGCGATGGATGTCGATCTGATGCCGGGCGCCAATTATGGCGCTCTGCTGACATGGCCTGCCGGGCAAGGCCCGGGGCTTGGCGAGCGCGATGTCGATGTGATCTATGCGGTGGACAAGGCAGGGGTGGAAGGCCTGTTCGTGGACCTGCTGTCAAAGCCCTGA